A stretch of the Terriglobia bacterium genome encodes the following:
- a CDS encoding site-2 protease family protein, whose amino-acid sequence MPAINAFSIGGIRIRIDQSWFIAFLLFAWTLSYGYFPLQVPDYPSYSYWVAGTVSSLALFACVLLHELSHCLVARRLGTPVRQITLFIFGGVSEMAQNHSNSPMAEFLTTIAGPLSSLGLGVLFAAIVAVARGSLDRIAIEMIRYLYYVNFLLAGFNLIPGFPLDGGRVLRSYLWHRSGNLRQATKTASRVGEIFAMTLMGLGLLSVLATHIIPGIWLILVGLFLKNSAETEYRSFELRFGLQDMKISEIMAPPIAVDTSMTISEFINNFVFHYHYRVFPVLELGRFVGMIDVRSIKAVPPNDWPATKIGAFLSDPATYCILDPDMDATDSLRLLMTQNCSRAPIVRKGALMGFLTRSDLIKLVSLKREIAA is encoded by the coding sequence GTGCCGGCGATAAACGCCTTCTCGATTGGTGGGATACGCATTCGCATTGACCAGTCATGGTTTATCGCGTTTCTGCTGTTTGCCTGGACCCTTTCATACGGTTACTTTCCCCTGCAGGTGCCGGATTACCCGTCGTACTCTTATTGGGTTGCCGGTACCGTCAGCTCGCTGGCGCTTTTTGCCTGCGTCCTGCTGCATGAATTGAGTCATTGCCTGGTTGCGCGCAGACTGGGCACGCCGGTGCGGCAGATCACTTTATTCATCTTCGGCGGCGTCTCGGAGATGGCCCAGAATCATTCGAACAGTCCGATGGCGGAATTCCTGACGACGATCGCCGGCCCCCTGTCCAGCCTCGGGCTGGGCGTGCTGTTTGCCGCCATCGTTGCAGTTGCGAGAGGCTCGCTGGACCGCATCGCGATCGAGATGATCCGGTATCTCTACTACGTCAATTTTCTCCTGGCCGGGTTCAATCTCATCCCGGGATTTCCATTGGACGGCGGGAGGGTTTTGAGGTCATATCTGTGGCACCGCAGCGGCAATCTGCGCCAGGCGACAAAAACCGCATCGCGGGTTGGCGAAATTTTCGCGATGACGCTGATGGGGCTTGGCCTGTTGTCGGTGCTCGCAACGCACATTATCCCCGGCATCTGGCTGATCCTGGTCGGCCTGTTCCTGAAGAACTCGGCGGAAACCGAGTATCGGTCGTTCGAGCTGCGATTCGGTCTGCAAGACATGAAGATCAGCGAAATCATGGCGCCGCCGATCGCCGTCGACACCTCGATGACGATTTCGGAATTCATCAACAACTTCGTCTTCCACTACCACTACCGTGTTTTTCCGGTTTTGGAACTCGGCCGGTTCGTCGGCATGATCGACGTCCGGTCCATCAAAGCCGTTCCGCCAAACGACTGGCCGGCAACCAAGATCGGCGCGTTCCTTTCGGATCCGGCGACCTACTGCATCCTTGATCCCGATATGGATGCCACCGACTCGCTCCGTCTTCTCATGACGCAGAATTGCAGCCGGGCGCCGATCGTGCGCAAGGGCGCGCTGATGGGCTTTCTGACGCGTTCCGATCTCATTAAGCTGGTCTCGCTGAAACGGGAAATCGCCGCCTGA
- the acnA gene encoding aconitate hydratase AcnA, with product MNSFNSQSILKAGQSEFDYFSLEKAEQAGVGAVSKLPFSSRVMLENLLRFEDGVTVTAGDIRAVAEGATAKQSGKEIAFRPARVLMQDFTGVPAIVDLATMRDEIKRLGGDPKKINPLQQVDLVIDHSVQVDQFGTPSAFSFNADRELERNRERYVFLKWGQKAFQNCSVVPPDVGIVHQVNLEYIAKAVFVDQKNGRKVAYPDTLVGTDSHTTMINGLGVVGWGVGGIEAEGAMLGQPLSMLIPLVVGFKLHGEMPEGATATDAVLTVTQMLRAKGVVGKFVEFYGPGLSSLSLADRATIANMAPEYGATIGFFPIDAETLNYLRLSGRDPEHVNLVEAYAKAQGLFRTASTADPIFSDTLELDLSTVEPSLAGPSRPQDRVPLSKSKQAFEQALPALLSKQTKKVTTVEVVDDGEKYDVGHGSVVIAAITSCTNTSNPSVMIAAGLLAKKAVERGLHVKPWVKTSLAPGSRVVSDYLKDTGLMPYLESLRFHLVGYGCTTCIGNSGPLPEPVASIVKDNGLVVAAVLSGNRNFEGRINPLVRANYLASPPLVVAYALAGRMDIDLHSEPLGIDTKGHPVYLRDVWPTQKEVMNAVSSSVKAEMFRTAYEESLQGDDRWKGVQAPAGELFQWDPASTYVKKPPYFDNMPRQAPPVKDIRGARVLAVLGDSVTTDHISPAGSIQTDSPAGKYLIANGVPPKDFNSYGSRRGNHEVMMRGTFANIRLRNQMAPGTEGGWTVHLPDNTQTTIYDAAMEYEKEGIPLIVIAGKEYGSGSSRDWAAKGPRLLGVQAVLAESFERIHRSNLVGMGILPLQFKDGETADSLGLTGFETFDIDGIAGGIKPGMLVTLRAHGADGKEKAFQAVTRIDTPYEIHYYQHGGILQYVLRQLV from the coding sequence ATGAATTCATTTAATTCGCAATCCATACTGAAGGCGGGCCAATCGGAATTCGATTACTTCTCTCTCGAAAAGGCCGAACAGGCCGGGGTGGGCGCCGTATCCAAGCTGCCGTTCTCATCGCGGGTCATGCTTGAAAACCTGCTGCGGTTCGAAGATGGCGTGACCGTTACCGCCGGCGACATCCGCGCTGTAGCCGAGGGCGCAACGGCAAAGCAATCCGGAAAGGAAATCGCCTTCCGGCCGGCCCGCGTGCTGATGCAGGACTTCACGGGTGTGCCTGCGATCGTCGACCTTGCGACGATGCGCGACGAGATTAAACGGCTTGGCGGCGATCCGAAGAAGATCAATCCACTTCAACAGGTCGACCTCGTCATCGACCATTCCGTGCAGGTCGACCAATTCGGAACGCCTTCAGCCTTTTCTTTCAACGCGGATCGCGAACTGGAACGGAACCGCGAGCGCTATGTCTTCCTGAAGTGGGGACAGAAGGCGTTCCAGAACTGCAGCGTCGTCCCGCCGGATGTCGGCATCGTTCACCAGGTCAATCTCGAATACATCGCGAAGGCGGTTTTCGTCGATCAGAAGAACGGCAGAAAGGTGGCGTATCCCGACACGCTGGTCGGCACGGATTCTCACACCACGATGATCAACGGCCTGGGTGTCGTGGGCTGGGGTGTCGGAGGAATCGAAGCCGAAGGCGCGATGCTGGGACAGCCATTGTCCATGCTGATCCCGCTGGTCGTCGGATTCAAATTGCATGGCGAAATGCCGGAAGGCGCAACCGCCACCGACGCCGTGTTGACCGTCACGCAGATGCTGCGGGCGAAGGGTGTGGTCGGAAAGTTTGTGGAGTTTTATGGTCCCGGCCTTTCAAGCCTGAGCCTCGCGGACCGGGCAACGATCGCGAATATGGCGCCGGAATATGGCGCCACGATCGGGTTCTTTCCCATCGATGCGGAAACCCTCAACTACCTGCGCTTGAGCGGCCGCGATCCCGAACATGTGAATCTTGTCGAGGCGTATGCGAAAGCACAAGGCCTCTTCAGGACGGCATCGACGGCGGATCCCATCTTCAGCGACACATTGGAGCTCGACCTCTCGACGGTTGAGCCAAGTCTCGCCGGACCAAGCCGGCCGCAGGATCGCGTTCCGCTCTCAAAATCCAAGCAGGCATTCGAGCAGGCGCTGCCGGCGTTGCTTTCCAAACAGACAAAGAAGGTCACGACGGTTGAAGTGGTGGATGACGGCGAAAAGTATGACGTCGGCCACGGTTCCGTCGTGATTGCCGCGATCACCAGCTGCACGAACACATCGAATCCCTCGGTCATGATCGCCGCCGGACTGCTCGCCAAGAAGGCCGTTGAGCGCGGTCTGCATGTCAAGCCATGGGTGAAAACGAGCCTTGCTCCCGGCTCACGCGTCGTGTCGGATTATCTGAAGGACACGGGCCTGATGCCGTATCTCGAAAGCCTGCGGTTTCATCTTGTCGGTTATGGTTGCACGACGTGTATCGGAAACAGCGGTCCGCTGCCGGAGCCGGTGGCATCCATCGTCAAGGATAACGGCCTCGTCGTCGCTGCAGTGTTGAGCGGAAACCGCAATTTCGAAGGCCGGATCAATCCGCTGGTTCGCGCGAACTACCTGGCTTCGCCTCCGCTCGTCGTTGCCTACGCGCTGGCAGGCCGAATGGACATCGACCTTCACTCGGAGCCGCTCGGTATCGACACGAAGGGGCATCCGGTGTACCTGCGCGATGTCTGGCCGACGCAAAAAGAGGTCATGAACGCCGTCAGTTCTTCCGTCAAAGCGGAGATGTTCAGAACGGCGTACGAAGAGTCGCTGCAAGGCGATGATCGATGGAAAGGCGTACAAGCCCCTGCAGGAGAGCTCTTCCAGTGGGACCCCGCATCGACATATGTCAAGAAGCCTCCATACTTCGACAACATGCCGCGGCAGGCGCCTCCTGTGAAGGACATTCGCGGCGCGCGCGTTCTCGCCGTCCTCGGGGATTCCGTTACGACCGACCACATTTCACCGGCCGGCTCCATCCAGACGGACAGTCCGGCCGGAAAGTATCTGATTGCCAATGGCGTGCCTCCGAAGGATTTCAATTCCTACGGCTCCCGCCGAGGCAATCATGAAGTAATGATGCGCGGGACGTTCGCCAATATCCGGCTGCGAAATCAAATGGCTCCCGGAACCGAAGGCGGTTGGACCGTCCATCTGCCGGACAACACCCAGACAACGATCTATGACGCCGCGATGGAGTACGAAAAGGAAGGCATACCGTTGATTGTCATCGCGGGCAAGGAATACGGCTCGGGTTCTTCACGCGACTGGGCGGCCAAAGGCCCGCGTCTTCTCGGCGTCCAGGCGGTGCTGGCCGAAAGCTTCGAGCGCATCCACCGCAGCAATCTCGTAGGAATGGGTATTCTTCCTCTTCAATTCAAGGATGGCGAGACCGCCGACAGCCTCGGGTTGACGGGATTCGAAACCTTCGACATCGACGGCATTGCCGGGGGTATCAAACCCGGGATGCTGGTCACGCTTCGAGCGCACGGCGCGGACGGCAAAGAGAAAGCGTTCCAGGCGGTCACCCGCATCGATACGCCGTATGAGATCCACTACTACCAGCACGGCGGGATTCTGCAGTACGTCCTGCGGCAGCTGGTTTAG